Proteins from a genomic interval of Drosophila melanogaster chromosome 2R:
- the betaTub60D gene encoding beta-Tubulin at 60D, isoform B yields MREIVNLQAGQCGNQIGAKFWEIISEEHGIDSNGIYVGDSDLQLERVSVYYNEASVTRSSGGKYVPRAILLDLEPGTMESVRSGPYGQLFRPDNFVYGQSGAGNNWAKGHYTEGAELVDNVLDVVRKECENCDCLQGFQLTHSLGGGTGSGMGTLLISKIREEYPDRIMNTYSVVPSPKVSDTVVEPYNATLSIHQLVENTDETYCIDNEALYDICFRTLKVSNPSYGDLNHLVSLTMSGVTTCLRFPGQLNADLRKLAVNMVPFPRLHFFMPGFAPLTSRGSQQYRALTVPELTQQMFDAKNMMAACDPRHGRYLTVAAVFRGRMSMKEVDEQMLAVQNKNSSYFVEWIPNNVKTAVCDIPPKGLKMSSTFIGNTTAIQELFKRISEQFSAMFRRKAFLHWYTGEGMDEMEFTEAESNMNDLVSEYQQYQEATADDEFDPEVNQEEVEGDCI; encoded by the exons ATGAGAGAAATCGTGAACCTGCAGGCCGGCCAGTGCGGCAACCAAATCGGCGCTAAG TTCTGGGAGATCATTTCCGAGGAGCACGGCATCGACAGCAATGGCATCTACGTGGGCGACAGTGATCTGCAGCTGGAGCGCGTCAGTGTCTACTACAACGAAGCATCGG TCACGCGGTCGTCGGGTGGCAAGTACGTGCCCAGGGCCATCCTGCTCGATCTGGAGCCCGGAACCATGGAGTCGGTGCGTTCCGGTCCGTACGGACAACTCTTCCGGCCGGACAACTTCGTGTACGGACAGTCGGGAGCGGGCAACAACTGGGCCAAGGGTCACTACACCGAGGGCGCCGAGCTGGTGGACAATGTCCTGGACGTGGTCCGCAAGGAGTGCGAGAACTGCGACTGCCTGCAG GGCTTCCAATTGACGCACTCGCTGGGCGGCGGCACTGGGTCCGGAATGGGCACCCTGCTGATCTCGAAGATCCGCGAGGAGTACCCCGACCGCATCATGAACACCTACTCGGTGGTGCCATCGCCCAAGGTGTCGGACACCGTGGTGGAGCCCTACAACGCCACCCTGTCGATCCACCAGCTGGTGGAGAACACAGACGAGACGTACTGCATCGACAACGAGGCGCTGTACGACATCTGCTTCCGGACGCTGAAGGTGTCGAATCCCAGCTACGGAGACTTGAACCACCTGGTCTCGCTGACCATGTCCGGGGTGACCACCTGCCTGCGTTTCCCCGGCCAGCTGAACGCCGATCTGCGCAAGCTGGCGGTCAACATGGTTCCATTCCCGCGTCTCCACTTCTTCATGCCCGGATTCGCGCCGCTCACCTCGCGCGGATCGCAGCAGTACCGCGCCCTCACCGTTCCCGAACTGACCCAGCAGATGTTCGACGCCAAGAACATGATGGCCGCCTGTGATCCACGCCACGGTCGCTACCTCACGGTGGCCGCCGTCTTCCGCGGCCGCATGTCCATGAAGGAGGTGGACGAGCAGATGCTGGCGGTGCAGAACAAGAACAGCTCCTACTTCGTGGAGTGGATCCCGAACAATGTGAAGACCGCGGTGTGCGACATCCCGCCGAAGGGCCTGAAGATGTCCTCAACGTTCATCGGCAACACCACGGCCATCCAGGAGCTGTTCAAGCGGATCTCCGAGCAGTTCTCGGCCATGTTCCGGCGCAAGGCCTTCCTGCACTGGTACACCGGCGAGGGCATGGACGAGATGGAGTTCACCGAGGCGGAGAGCAACATGAACGACCTGGTGTCCGAGTACCAGCAGTACCAGGAGGCCACCGCCGACGACGAGTTCGACCCGGAGGTCAATCAGGAGGAGGTCGAGGGCGATTGTATTTAA
- the betaTub60D gene encoding beta-Tubulin at 60D, isoform A yields MREIVNLQAGQCGNQIGAKFWEIISEEHGIDSNGIYVGDSDLQLERVSVYYNEASAVTRSSGGKYVPRAILLDLEPGTMESVRSGPYGQLFRPDNFVYGQSGAGNNWAKGHYTEGAELVDNVLDVVRKECENCDCLQGFQLTHSLGGGTGSGMGTLLISKIREEYPDRIMNTYSVVPSPKVSDTVVEPYNATLSIHQLVENTDETYCIDNEALYDICFRTLKVSNPSYGDLNHLVSLTMSGVTTCLRFPGQLNADLRKLAVNMVPFPRLHFFMPGFAPLTSRGSQQYRALTVPELTQQMFDAKNMMAACDPRHGRYLTVAAVFRGRMSMKEVDEQMLAVQNKNSSYFVEWIPNNVKTAVCDIPPKGLKMSSTFIGNTTAIQELFKRISEQFSAMFRRKAFLHWYTGEGMDEMEFTEAESNMNDLVSEYQQYQEATADDEFDPEVNQEEVEGDCI; encoded by the exons ATGAGAGAAATCGTGAACCTGCAGGCCGGCCAGTGCGGCAACCAAATCGGCGCTAAG TTCTGGGAGATCATTTCCGAGGAGCACGGCATCGACAGCAATGGCATCTACGTGGGCGACAGTGATCTGCAGCTGGAGCGCGTCAGTGTCTACTACAACGAAGCATCGG CAGTCACGCGGTCGTCGGGTGGCAAGTACGTGCCCAGGGCCATCCTGCTCGATCTGGAGCCCGGAACCATGGAGTCGGTGCGTTCCGGTCCGTACGGACAACTCTTCCGGCCGGACAACTTCGTGTACGGACAGTCGGGAGCGGGCAACAACTGGGCCAAGGGTCACTACACCGAGGGCGCCGAGCTGGTGGACAATGTCCTGGACGTGGTCCGCAAGGAGTGCGAGAACTGCGACTGCCTGCAG GGCTTCCAATTGACGCACTCGCTGGGCGGCGGCACTGGGTCCGGAATGGGCACCCTGCTGATCTCGAAGATCCGCGAGGAGTACCCCGACCGCATCATGAACACCTACTCGGTGGTGCCATCGCCCAAGGTGTCGGACACCGTGGTGGAGCCCTACAACGCCACCCTGTCGATCCACCAGCTGGTGGAGAACACAGACGAGACGTACTGCATCGACAACGAGGCGCTGTACGACATCTGCTTCCGGACGCTGAAGGTGTCGAATCCCAGCTACGGAGACTTGAACCACCTGGTCTCGCTGACCATGTCCGGGGTGACCACCTGCCTGCGTTTCCCCGGCCAGCTGAACGCCGATCTGCGCAAGCTGGCGGTCAACATGGTTCCATTCCCGCGTCTCCACTTCTTCATGCCCGGATTCGCGCCGCTCACCTCGCGCGGATCGCAGCAGTACCGCGCCCTCACCGTTCCCGAACTGACCCAGCAGATGTTCGACGCCAAGAACATGATGGCCGCCTGTGATCCACGCCACGGTCGCTACCTCACGGTGGCCGCCGTCTTCCGCGGCCGCATGTCCATGAAGGAGGTGGACGAGCAGATGCTGGCGGTGCAGAACAAGAACAGCTCCTACTTCGTGGAGTGGATCCCGAACAATGTGAAGACCGCGGTGTGCGACATCCCGCCGAAGGGCCTGAAGATGTCCTCAACGTTCATCGGCAACACCACGGCCATCCAGGAGCTGTTCAAGCGGATCTCCGAGCAGTTCTCGGCCATGTTCCGGCGCAAGGCCTTCCTGCACTGGTACACCGGCGAGGGCATGGACGAGATGGAGTTCACCGAGGCGGAGAGCAACATGAACGACCTGGTGTCCGAGTACCAGCAGTACCAGGAGGCCACCGCCGACGACGAGTTCGACCCGGAGGTCAATCAGGAGGAGGTCGAGGGCGATTGTATTTAA